Below is a genomic region from Nitrospira lenta.
CAACGCCCCCTCACGCGAGACCGGCACAATCGGCGGCAAGGGCGACGGCGCGTTCCCCCGATGCTGTTCCACGCGAATCAACTCAGCAACACCGGCAATCGTCGGCGACTCGAACATCGAACGCAATGGAAGCTCCACGCGAAACACTTCGCGAATGCGCGAGATCACCTGCGTGGCCAAAAGCGAATGGCCACCCATAGCAAAGAAGTTTTGATGGATATCGATCGTCCGCTCTCCCAGCACATCACGCCAAATATCGAGCAGCCCCTGCTCAATTGGATCGCGAGCCCGAACGGAGGCGGTTTCGCTCCGGTTCCCACCCAATGTGTATTGTTGAAGCGCCTGCCGATCGACCTTTCCATTGGAAAGATACGGAAGCCCATCGATCGCAAACACGGCGGCGGGAACCATGTAGGAAGGAAGTGTCCGTTTGAGCAGCTCATGGAGATAGGGACTGGCTGATCCCGGCGCCTGATCGGACGTCACAAAGGCAATGAGACTCGGCCCTGTGGTCATATCATCTCGCACGACCACGGCAGCGGCACGGACCCCCGGTAATCCGCTCAGGGCAGATTCAATTTCGCCGAGTTCGATACGATACCCACGCACTTTTACTTGGCTATCCGCGCGCCCAACATACTCGATATTCCCATCCTGGCGTATCAGCCCAAGATCGCCCGTCTTATAGAGACGGGATTCCGGCACAAATGGATTGGCGATAAATTTGATACTCGTCAGTTCAGGAAGATTCAGATACCCTCTCGCTAAACTGCCCCCGCCGATTACAATCTCTCCCACCACCCCAACGGGAACTGGAGACAACCCTTCATCAAGCAGATAGATGGCGGCGCCGGCAATGGGCTTTCCAATGGGAATGCGTCCGCCCGACTCGGTTCCAGTTGTCCGGTACACGCTCGACCACACGGTCGCTTCCGTCGGTCCATACTCGTTATACAGCGCCGCCTCCTGAAGCCGTTCATAGTGCCGCCGCACCAGCGAGACCGGGAGGCTTTCTCCGGCTGACACCACCACTCGGAGTGAACGGAGTGAAGGGATGGCCACGTCACGCAACATCGCCTCGTAGAGCGATGGCACGAGCACAATGTGGGACACCTGATGCCGAGAGATCAGCGCGCCGAGTTGTTCTGGATCTCGATAATGGTCTTCCGTCGGGATGACGAGAGTCCCTGCATGAAGCAGCGTCCAGAAGATGCTTGTCACGGACCCGTCAAAGGCAATCGGAAAGGTCAAGAGACAGCGTTCGACCGGATCTTTGTAATATTGTAGTCGCGCCAAAAGAGAATGCAGGAGGGCCCCCTGCGTAATCTCCACCCCTTTGGGCCGACCCGTCGATCCTGAGGTGTAGATAACATAGGCAGCATGGTCGAGCTCCTGTCGCGGCCACGCCACCTGCCCACCGTGATACGGCCCCTCTCCGGCAAGTGACTCTAGCTCGATGACCGGGCCGCCGCCATATGGAAGCGTGGCGCGCAGATGCCGTTGCGTCACCAGAAGCGCGACTCCGGCATCCTTGAGAATCAATCTCTGCCGCTGTTCCGGCGCACTGGCGTCCAAGGGCACATAGGCGGCACCGGCTTTCAGAATGCCAAGAATCCCGATGAGACTCGAGAGTGAGCGATCAACGCACAACCCGACTCGGGCATTGCTTCCTCCAGTGGCGTCATGCACCGCCCTGGCAAGCCGATCCACACGCTCGACGAGCTCGCGATAGGACAGCGTCTCTTCCCCACACACCGCCGCCGCCCTCTCGGGAGCTTGCTTGAGGCAAGCCTCGATCATCGGCATAATTGATGTGGTCTGCTGCACATCGACCGTACCGCGGTTCCACTCAATCAGCAGCTGCTCTCGTTCATCGTGCGTCAGCAGCGGCAGATCCAGAAGACGCGAATCAGGATTTTCGATCAGACCTTTCAAGATAATTTCGATCTGGGCAAGCATCCGATCGACCGTTTCGCCGTCGAACAATGCCCGGTCATAGAGCATCACCAGCTCAAGCCCGTCGACTCCATTGACCACCAGCAACGTGAGATCAAGCTCGACGGCCACGTCGTCAATCGGAATGTGTCTGACAGACAACCCATCAAGACGCAACTCGCTGAGCGGATCGTCCTCCCACACCATCATGACATTGAACACATGCGGTGAGTCAGCGGCTCTTCGCCCCTTGAGCGAGCCGATCACCCGTTCGAACGGCACGTCTTGATGGTCATAGGCATCACAGACCGTCTGGCGAGCGAGTCGGAGGAGCTGGGCTCCCGTCTCGACAGCTGAGAGATCCATGCGCAAGGCTACGGTATTGGCGCAATATCCCACCACCCCCTGCCACCGCGCTTGGCGACGATTCGCCACGACCGTGCCGATGACGATATCTGCAGTCCGGGTCGCGCGTTGGAGCCAGGCAGACAAGGCGGAATAGACCGCCATGAATTTGGTCGCGCCCTGCCTACTGCAGAATGCTTCTAGGTCGGCCACCATTGGTCCGGGAAGCACGCGGATTCTCGATCCACCCTGGAACAGCGGCACGCGAGGACGCGGGCGGTCGGAGGGTAGATCAAGCACAGATGGCAGATGGTCCAACTGCCGTTGCCAATATCCCAGCTGCGTGACGTATCGTTCACTCTCCGACTGATTTCTCTGCCATTGGCTGAATTCAAGGTACGATCGCTCCGAACGCGAGGAAACCGTTCCGTGACCGTTGACATGCGCCCCGTACTGCTCCGTGAGCTCCCGGCAGAGTAACCGCAATGACCATCCATCCGAGACGAGTCGATGAACGGTCAAGACGCAGCGATGCTCTCCATCACCGGTCTCAAGCAGAAGCACCCTGAGCAAGGGAGGGTTTCCCAAATCAAATGGAACGAGTACTTCCTCTCGAATCCTCCGTCTGATTTCCATCTCACGATTCGACGGAGGGATATCGCACAAGGAAGCCCACGTGATCTTCGCGACGGCCTCGGTCGAATTCGCCTGATAGGGAAGCTCACCGACGGACGCAAACCCCATCTTCAATATGTCATGCCGCTGCACAAGCCCTTGAATGCTGGCACTAAAAACAGGAAGGTCTAACCGTCCGGACAACCTCATTCCGATGGAAATGTGATTCAACGCGCTGCCAGGCTGTACTTGCTCCAAAAACCACAGCCGCTCTTGACTGGAGGACAGCGGATACTGCCCGACGTCCCCGCTCTCTGCCAACAGGCCGCTCTCATCGGACCTCGGCTCGTCGGCCAGCCCTCGCGAGCTCGCTCCTATTCTTGAAGAGGACTCTGGAAGAGACGTCAGAAGATACGCCGCGAGATCCCGCACCGTCCCCTGGCCAAATAGCTGACCGAACGAAAGATCAACCCCGAACTCCTGCTCAAGTCGATTCTTGACCAGGCTGGTCCCGAGAGAATCCAGACCGATATTCACCAAAGGCATTCCCACTTTGATTCTGGAGACCGGGAGCCCTGATTGCTCTGCAAACACACGCATCACATATTCTTCAAGTCCGTCACGGCTCTTCAGCAGATCGCGGACATTTTGGGAGCCGTCACTGCGTGACTCCGAACCAGCCACGGCCTCTTCAGTGGAGAGCATCTGCAGCGAAAGCACAGCCAGAGAATTCTCCAGATAGGCTTTTCGGCAAGCTTGCCGTTGTACCTTTCCGCTTGACGTCTTTGGAGTCGTTCCGTGACGTACCAACACAATGCCCCACACCGGAACTTCAAACCGTTCCGCCAAAATAACGCGAACGGCCGTCGCCACCTCGTCGGCCCGAAGATCTTGTTGCCGATCAACTTCAAGCACCATGATCAGACGCTCGACCTCGTCCACTTCGACCGAGAACGCCACGCATCCGCCAGTGCGCACCATCGGGTGACAGCCGTCAACGGCCGCCTCCAAGTCTTGCGGATAGATGTTTCTCCCGTTCAAAATAATCAGATCTTTTAGACGACCCGTAATGACAATCTGTCCGTCGCTGAAGAACCCCAAATCCCCCGTGCGCAGGAAATGTTCGGCTGGCCGGCCGGAAACCTGCGCGTTGAAGGCCTCGCTGGTCGCCTCGTCCCTTCGCCAATACCCTAAGGCCACACTTGGACTGGACACCCAGATCTCTCCAACTTGGCCGGCCGCACATTCCACACCGCTTCCAGGCTCAACGATGATGACCTGAGAACCCGGGAGCGGATGGCCGCATCCGACAAGCTCGCGTGCACCCACCTGACCCGAGCTTCGAGATTCGACCCGATGCGACTCAAGCGCAGCCGAATCCACCGTGATCATATGGGGCAATTCAGACCGCGACGTACTGGATACGACCAGGGTGGCCTCAGCCAACCCATACGCCGGCATAAATGCATTCCCCTTGAATCCGTGGGGAGCAAACACCTGGGTAAACGCATTGATCGTCCGATGGTGAATAGGCTCGGCGCCACAACTGGCCACCGCCCAGCGTGCGAGATCGCCGGACCAGCCCGGTTGCTTCTGATACGCCTTCACACAAGCATCATAGGCGAAGCTCGGAGCGCCGCTATGCGTGATATCCCAGCGGTCGATGGCCTCAAGCCAGCGGAGCGGCCGCCGAAGAAATGTCAGCGGTGAGAGAAGGAACGCCGGAATGCCCGCATAGAAAGGCGCAAGGATTCCGTGCACCAATCCATAATCATGAAAATACGGGAGCCAGCATAACGAGCGGCTCTCAGCATTGACTCCCGCTATCTGCCGGATGGCCTCGCATTGCGCCAGGACATTGCGGTGACTGATCATCACGCCGCGGGGTGTCGCCGTTGAACCGGAGGTATATTGCAAATAGGCCAGATCCGAGATCGGTGAACGGCGTTCCAGACTTGGCCACGCCTCACCCGCCGGTTGATCAGTAGCCAGCCATTGGACCTGGCGGTCCGTTGCCACAAAGGATTGCTCCGCACACAGCGCTTGAATACCGGATGTCGTCAGAACGAGCGCGGCTTGCGCATCATGCAGGATGGCTTGCAGGCGCGAGAGACTGTGCTTGCGTCTGATGGGATCCGGCGCGGGGGCCGGAACGGGAACGAGGCCGGCTTGGATACAAGCCCAGAAGGCGACGACCACTTCGAGTCCGGGGGGATACATCAGAAGCGCGCGCGTGCCCGGTTCAGCACGCCCCCCCAGAGCCTTTGCAAGAACGTTTACTTCGTCCGCGAGTTCAATCCACGTCAGCTGACGGTCTATCGCCGCGGTATCTTTGAGATACGCATAGGCCAATCCTCCGCCGACCTGCTCGCAGCGGTAGGCAAACAATTCGGCAAGAGTGTGGATTGAAATAGGTACTGATTCGCTCATGCACGCAAAGGGAACACCGGGAAATAATAAAGCCAAACGACCCAATAAATAGACTGATCCTATGCCGGACCAGAAAGATCTCCTACCGTTACGGAAGGATAGTACGGGCCACTGTATTCTCGAAGAGATTTCCTATTCTGCGCACAAACCAGGCCAGCAGAACTCCTCGCAACATCACAATTCAATGGAACAATTCATTCTACTCCGAGAACTGCGAGCCACCAGGATGTTTTCTCCGATGAATTCGTAGACGACTCGACCTCGATGAGAGAAAACTCATTGAAATATCATGTCTCCCACTGTAAGCTCCCCCCACAGCTTGGGCAGTCAGGAGTGCACGTCCTTCAGTGCTTCCCAATTCAGCAAGTTGCCAGGAGAGGTGCCAGAGTGGCCGAATG
It encodes:
- a CDS encoding non-ribosomal peptide synthetase; translation: MSESVPISIHTLAELFAYRCEQVGGGLAYAYLKDTAAIDRQLTWIELADEVNVLAKALGGRAEPGTRALLMYPPGLEVVVAFWACIQAGLVPVPAPAPDPIRRKHSLSRLQAILHDAQAALVLTTSGIQALCAEQSFVATDRQVQWLATDQPAGEAWPSLERRSPISDLAYLQYTSGSTATPRGVMISHRNVLAQCEAIRQIAGVNAESRSLCWLPYFHDYGLVHGILAPFYAGIPAFLLSPLTFLRRPLRWLEAIDRWDITHSGAPSFAYDACVKAYQKQPGWSGDLARWAVASCGAEPIHHRTINAFTQVFAPHGFKGNAFMPAYGLAEATLVVSSTSRSELPHMITVDSAALESHRVESRSSGQVGARELVGCGHPLPGSQVIIVEPGSGVECAAGQVGEIWVSSPSVALGYWRRDEATSEAFNAQVSGRPAEHFLRTGDLGFFSDGQIVITGRLKDLIILNGRNIYPQDLEAAVDGCHPMVRTGGCVAFSVEVDEVERLIMVLEVDRQQDLRADEVATAVRVILAERFEVPVWGIVLVRHGTTPKTSSGKVQRQACRKAYLENSLAVLSLQMLSTEEAVAGSESRSDGSQNVRDLLKSRDGLEEYVMRVFAEQSGLPVSRIKVGMPLVNIGLDSLGTSLVKNRLEQEFGVDLSFGQLFGQGTVRDLAAYLLTSLPESSSRIGASSRGLADEPRSDESGLLAESGDVGQYPLSSSQERLWFLEQVQPGSALNHISIGMRLSGRLDLPVFSASIQGLVQRHDILKMGFASVGELPYQANSTEAVAKITWASLCDIPPSNREMEIRRRIREEVLVPFDLGNPPLLRVLLLETGDGEHRCVLTVHRLVSDGWSLRLLCRELTEQYGAHVNGHGTVSSRSERSYLEFSQWQRNQSESERYVTQLGYWQRQLDHLPSVLDLPSDRPRPRVPLFQGGSRIRVLPGPMVADLEAFCSRQGATKFMAVYSALSAWLQRATRTADIVIGTVVANRRQARWQGVVGYCANTVALRMDLSAVETGAQLLRLARQTVCDAYDHQDVPFERVIGSLKGRRAADSPHVFNVMMVWEDDPLSELRLDGLSVRHIPIDDVAVELDLTLLVVNGVDGLELVMLYDRALFDGETVDRMLAQIEIILKGLIENPDSRLLDLPLLTHDEREQLLIEWNRGTVDVQQTTSIMPMIEACLKQAPERAAAVCGEETLSYRELVERVDRLARAVHDATGGSNARVGLCVDRSLSSLIGILGILKAGAAYVPLDASAPEQRQRLILKDAGVALLVTQRHLRATLPYGGGPVIELESLAGEGPYHGGQVAWPRQELDHAAYVIYTSGSTGRPKGVEITQGALLHSLLARLQYYKDPVERCLLTFPIAFDGSVTSIFWTLLHAGTLVIPTEDHYRDPEQLGALISRHQVSHIVLVPSLYEAMLRDVAIPSLRSLRVVVSAGESLPVSLVRRHYERLQEAALYNEYGPTEATVWSSVYRTTGTESGGRIPIGKPIAGAAIYLLDEGLSPVPVGVVGEIVIGGGSLARGYLNLPELTSIKFIANPFVPESRLYKTGDLGLIRQDGNIEYVGRADSQVKVRGYRIELGEIESALSGLPGVRAAAVVVRDDMTTGPSLIAFVTSDQAPGSASPYLHELLKRTLPSYMVPAAVFAIDGLPYLSNGKVDRQALQQYTLGGNRSETASVRARDPIEQGLLDIWRDVLGERTIDIHQNFFAMGGHSLLATQVISRIREVFRVELPLRSMFESPTIAGVAELIRVEQHRGNAPSPLPPIVPVSREGALPLSFSQQRMWFVQQLAPEATAYNLLFVSRHKGAMSVPVVRQVVNLLAQRHEAFRTTFAMTGAGLEQRIAPWEAPHLVEIDLRRIPTDQREGEARRIAEQEGARPFDLEKGPLARISLITLDQEDHLIVLNLHHIVGDQWSFGILGRDFSAYYNALCQGQPLPEMTLPIQYADYAVWQRRCMTEAVLAAQEQYWTNTLEQLPILHLPTDFPRPAVQTFEGGLCAVDIPDSVIQRLKQFSADQHVTPFMTLLACFQLLLSRYTGQVDLAVGCPIANRTHMLMEQLIGTFVNTLALRVDVSGNPTFAGLLERMKHAALGAFANQDYPFDKLVESLQIERDASMAPLVQVLFNMANAPISDIQLYGLEWAPFEVEPGSAQFDLSLSIELEVAKKAYFTFNSALFMRETIERFAGHYLALIESAMTNPQARVSDLKMLGEIERSRILYEWNRTAAEYPHTDCLPEHIEGRAEETPDAVAVSMDNRALTYRELNGMANQLARALRGMGVSPGVAVGVCLERSVDMVPVLLAVMKAGGCYVPLDPDYPRDRVRFMVEDSGAPLVITTTALSDRFSGQSCRVWCFDREGHVFSEGDEHNLPPLATGQDLAYILYTSGSTGQPKGVEIQHRSLMNFLWSMKRQPGCTRSDTVLSVTTLSFDIAGLELYLPLLVGGRVEIVSRAVATDGHKLRDTLARVQPTIMQATPATWRLLLEAGWAGSFSLTALCGGEALPQDLAVALRDRTKALWNMYGPTETTIWSTLDRISQDSSEITIGRPIANTDVYVLDPYLQPVPVGVAGEIYIGGDGVARGYHGRLDLTADRFIPHPFSLHPDARLYRTGDLGRYRPDGKIVHLGRIDHQVKIRGFRIELGEIEATLSRHAKIKQTVVTARDDQHGMKQLAAYLVLQEGQEAGAEELRSFLRAVLPEYMVPSFFVFLDAFPLTANKKIDVRALPQPELSGHIAGQPYVGPRNGMEVQLTALWQQVLGIQEIGIHDNFFDLGGHSLKAAQLFYQLELVFEKQLPLATLFQAPTIAELAAVLTKASWVPPWQSLVAIQPSGTGLPLFMVPGVGGNVLVFAKLARILGTEQPLYGLQARGLDGKEAPFTSVPEMASHYVQEVRRMHPDGPYLIGGVCTGGLIGYEMARQLIALGCQVTLFMMDTWHPDSYRRYRHRLLAKASMSMIVLGKIVGDIRSLSRLPMNEWWANIARKTHVALSLFSQSLTDHIQDRDFQVQRLTEATLLAVARYRVQPIAARVVNVVASNRHVDDVIPDTRHRWQELGTESSCTVHIPAEDSGRLFVSPFVEDLAGHLQSHLQKGLDRAAEVGMPARNNQSA